One Bufo gargarizans isolate SCDJY-AF-19 chromosome 3, ASM1485885v1, whole genome shotgun sequence DNA segment encodes these proteins:
- the WSB1 gene encoding WD repeat and SOCS box-containing protein 1 — protein MASFPDFVNENEIARSRSIGELISPTSPFEQKYGRENWTVAFAPDGSYFAWSQGHRIVKLVPWSQCLKNFAAGSTKNIVNLTTGRLSRQNSDAAQRSRPQEHSIDCGDIVWSLAFGSSVPEKQSSCVNIEWHRFKFGQDQLLLATGLSNGRIKIWDVYTGKLLLNLMDHTEIVRDLTFAPDGSLKLVSASRDKTLRVWDLKDDGNMMKVLRGHQHWVYCCTFSPDSLMLCSVGAGKAVFLWDMDKYTMIRKLEGHFNDVVACEFSPDGALLATASYDTRVYVWDPHIGSILFEFGHLFPPPTPIFAGGDNGRWVRSVSFSHDGVHIASIADDKLVRFWRIDQSHPVEAAPLNKGLCCAFSTDGSVLAAGTQDGNVHFWAAPTYVSSLQHLCRMAIRRVMTTNHVQKLPVPPKVMAFLSYQII, from the exons ATGGCAAGCTTTCCCGACTTTGTAAACGAAAATGAAATAG CAAGATCTAGGAGCATTGGGGAGCTGATATCACCGACTTCTCCGTTTGAGCAGAAGTATGGCCGTGAAAATTGGACAGTGGCTTTCGCTCCAGACGGCTCCTATTTTGCTTGGTCTCAGGGTCATCGTATTGTGAAACTGGTTCCCTGGTCTCAGTGCCTTAAAAACTT TGCTGCTGGCAGTACAAAGAACATTGTAAACTTGACAACTGGAAGACTATCTAGACAGAACAGCGATGCCGCACAAAGAAGCAGGCCTCAAGAGCATTCCATAGACTGCGGGGACATTGTCTGGAGTCTGGCATTTGGATCATCTGTACCAGAAAAACAGAGTAGCTGTGTGAATATAGAATGGCACCGCTTCAAGTTTGGTCAAGACCAGCTGCTGCTTGCTACAGGGCTGAGCAATGGGCGGATCAAGATATGGGATGTTTATACAG GGAAGCTCCTCCTTAATCTGATGGATCATACCGAAATTGTTAGAGATTTAACTTTTGCCCCGGATGGCAGCCTTAAACTGGTTTCTGCTTCCAGAGACAAAACTCTCAGGGTCTGGGACCTAAAGGATGATG GCAATATGATGAAAGTGTTAAGGGGGCACCAGCACTGGGTGTATTGCTGCACGTTCTCCCCCGACTCCTTAATGTTGTGTTCCGTTGGCGCTGGGAAAGCT GTTTTTCTGTGGGACATGGATAAATATACTATGATCCGTAAGCTAGAAGGACACTTCAATGATGTGGTAGCTTGTGAATTCTCTCCTGATGGAGCTTTGTTAGCTACTGCATCTTATGATACCAGAGTATACGTCTGGGATCCCCATATTGGGTCTATTCTTTTTGAATTTGG GCACTTATTTCCCCCGCCAACGCCTATATTTGCAGGGGGAGATAATGGTCGCTGGGTGAGATCAGTCTCATTTAGCCACGATGGGGTACATATTGCAAGCATTGCCGATGATAA GTTGGTGAGATTTTGGCGTATTGATCAGTCGCACCCTGTTGAAGCTGCACCTTTAAATAAAGGTCTTTGCTGTGCCTTTTCTACTGACGGCAGTGTTCTAGCTGCTGG AACTCAGGATGGGAACGTACACTTCTGGGCTGCACCCACTTATGTTTCCAGCCTTCAGCACTTGTGTCGTATGGCAATAAGAAGAGTCATGACTACAAATCATGTTCAGAAGCTGCCAGTGCCTCCGAAAGTTATGGCATTTCTCTCTTACCAAATCATATAG